From Vitis vinifera cultivar Pinot Noir 40024 chromosome 5, ASM3070453v1, the proteins below share one genomic window:
- the LOC100256778 gene encoding protein GAMETE EXPRESSED 2 isoform X1, producing the protein MAIQMHLCVAVALLASSSFFTASTSGLAQSDEVPKPSFAFSWLDDLNTFEAGGIATIKIKVLGDFDSRGNGSLDERAFNPTLTINGKMGNSSYISGVSSNLEGDSSNWRISFTPIMAGVFNVIISDKHFGILDSSLHFEVLEGHLYPSVCVASWMSPINEFVAGTRVTVLILPRDAFGNNISSSSDDPNSSNFIVSASNATGSVANLLNITNLGWNKFGYISIELNVATAGSLLLHVEGENQALNGSPLPFKVNPGPLDVANCVATWNFGTNVLQIFSKVEIFIHQQDQYGNLVSGLYAFDAQVVEKETNLSIPVADLHFEEVLPGIQLFSFSVLEPGNFILTIFDTKQNKSISNMPYDYTVFVGYCDGLKSVINGSGLDNSVAGEMSRFTIYLNDIYQYPSPVELEWLQVQIVRVIDSYHLLPSIYPMQIVNGSRLNGTLSYDATSHLEISPAPSVELNDTSVGNSIVQASALNVIYTPEKSGIYEIRLFCGNIELNNGRTFTKEVRAGEVNMTLSGVVKYAPKVPKLIKNEIVVKLLDSFSNPITLQQSRLKLEIGSINSSGLSWMFVDNNDGSYVAHYLAKDVGTYELCASFDGNHFLPCPFGVNVYSSEYFPKAYDDVVSVWEDQSIAFDALENDYFAGDSANITDSSEPDHGSLLQYGGLFRYTPYKGFFGNDSFNYTISDVNGNLATGAVHISVLSIPPQFVSFPSQLQAIEDMISPRFGGFPGFEITYSDMMENISVNLSAEYGTIFLSPMLMQFWQPLSSGLSVNRGDGEAEDLILEGRAEVINIALQSIKYLGNENFCGDDAIQVSTMNRNGINYLNVPVFVEPINDPPFIHVPEFIILKNSKEDGSLIFDREQDKFEFFIGDPDLLYVPGGESLFVVMFSVEVNSGSLVVNLPAELINTTELKLKNSYQWQTLQTFVTISKHFMVKAKGIRFRGTVNDCNYVMQQLIYQGGEHGAVLTVTLNDMGNYGGCPDSAEKISMPLFTEASVNLIRRSPMSSLVAHTLGSAIVVEFVVVFFLGVLLLFFTCRCAIVLINERRSCDVKNIRLSKVSSLHKPTPNTDLSTDVTYFTGCCPSRLLLTGRPSDFHQSFRSHHHSRNGDSGDSAQDTFGASQSYSDRYQRTPLPSSMPLAIEKGKSVTV; encoded by the exons ATGGCTATTCAAATGCACCTATGCGTAGCCGTGGCACTCTTGGCTTCCTCCTCTTTCTTCACAGCCTCCACTTCTGGCCTCGCACAATCAG ATGAAGTACCGAAACCGAGTTTTGCTTTCAGTTGGTTAGACGATCTTAATACATTTGAAGCCGGTGGGATTGCAACCATAAAGATCAAAGTACTTGGAGACTTTGACAGTAGAGGGAATGGTTCCCTTGATGAACGTGCTTTTAATCCAACACTCACTATAAATGGGAAGATGGGAAATAGTTCCTATATTTCCGGAGTTTCTTCAAATCTCGAGGGTGATTCTAGTAATTGGAGAATTTCATTCACTCCAATCATGGCTGGGGTATTTAATGTGATTATCAGCGACAAACATTTCGGAATCTTAGATTCATCTCTTCATTTTGAAGTGCTGGAAG GGCATTTATACCCATCTGTTTGTGTTGCTTCATGGATGAGTCCTATAAACGAATTTGTAGCTGGCACAAGAGTCACAGTTCTGATACTTCCTAGAGATGCCTTTGGGAATAATATCTCTTCTTCAAGTGATGATCCAAATTCTTCTAATTTTATAGTTTCTGCATCTAATGCAACTGGTTCAGTGGCAAACCTTCTCAATATCACCAACCTGGGATGGAATAAATTTGGCTACATCAGCATTGAGTTGAATGTGGCCACAGCTGGAAGCCTGTTGTTACATGTAGAAGGGGAAAATCAGGCTTTGAATGGTTCTCCACTACCATTTAAGGTGAACCCAG GACCACTGGATGTCGCCAACTGTGTGGCAACATGGAATTTTGGGACAAATGTACTACAAATATTTTCTAAAGTGGAAATCTTTATACATCAGCAAGACCAATATGGGAACCTTGTTTCAGGATTGTATGCATTTGATGCTCAAGTTGTCGAAAAGGAGACAAATTTGTCTATACCTGTAGCAGATTTACACTTTGAAGAAGTGTTGCCTGGAATTCAGTTATTTTCATTCAGTGTATTGGAACCAGGGAACTTCATTCTGACAATATTTGACACAAAGCAGAATAAGAGCATCTCCAATATGCCCTATGACTATACTGTCTTTGTAG GTTATTGCGATGGGTTAAAGAGTGTCATCAATGGATCTGGTTTAGATAATTCTGTTGCTGGAGAAATGTCACGTTTTACTATTTATTTGAATGATATTTATCAGTATCCCTCCCCAGTTGAATTAGAATGGCTTCAAGTGCAAATTGTGCGGGTAATCGATTCCTATCATCTACTTCCAAGCATATACCCAATGCAGATTGTCAATG GAAGCAGGCTGAATGGAACACTGAGCTATGATGCCACCAGTCATTTAGAAATTTCTCCTGCTCCATCTGTTGAGCTGAATGACACT TCTGTTGGGAACTCGATAGTTCAGGCAAGTGCTTTAAATGTCATTTATACACCTGAGAAGAGTGGGATTTATGAAATTCGTTTATTTTGTGGAAATATTGAGTTGAATAATGGTCGCACATTCACAAAGGAAGTAAGAGCAG GTGAGGTTAATATGACGCTTTCAGGAGTTGTCAAGTATGCACCCAAAGTACCAaagttgattaaaaatgaaatagttgTGAAGCTATTGGATTCATTTTCTAATCCCATAACGTTGCAACAATCAAGACTCAAACTAGAGATTGGTTCAATTAATAGTTCTGGTTTGAGTTGGATGTTTGTGGATAACAATGATGGGTCATATGTTGCTCACTATCTGGCTAAGGATGTTGGCACTTATGAATTATGTGCTTCTTTTGATGGCAACCATTTCTTACCGTGTCCCTTTGGGGTCAATGTATACAGTA GTGAATATTTTCCTAAAGCCTATGATGATGTGGTATCTGTCTGGGAAGATCAGTCAATCGCTTTTGATGCTTTAGAAAATGATTACTTTGCTGGTGACAGTGCAAATATTACTGACTCTTCAGAA CCAGATCATGGATCACTTCTACAGTATGGAGGACTCTTTAGATATACTCCCTATAAGGGTTTCTTCGGAAATGATTCTTTCAATTACACAATATCTGATGTAAATGGAAATCTTGCTACTGGTGCAGTACATATATCTGTTCTTAGTATCCCACCTCAGTTTGTTTCCTTTCCAAGTCAGTTGCAAGCAATTGAAGATATGATAAGTCCCAGATTTGG TGGTTTCCCTGGTTTTGAGATAACATATTCAGATATGATGGAGAACATATCTGTTAATTTAAGTGCAGAATATGGGACGATTTTTCTCTCTCCTATGCTGATGCAATTTTGGCAGCCATTGTCGAGTGGACTTTCTGTCAACAGAGGGGATGGAGAAGCTGAGGATTTGATTTTGGAGGGTCGTGCTGAAGTAATTAATATTGCCCTTCAGTCAATCAAATATCTTGG AAATGAGAACTTTTGTGGTGATGATGCCATCCAAGTATCTACCATGAATagaaatggaataaattatttgaatgtTCCAGTCTTCGTGGAACCTATCAATGATCCTCCATTTATTCACGTTCCTGAATTTATTATCTTGAAGAATAGTAAAGAAGATGGTTCACTAATCTTTGATAGAGAACAAGACAAGTTTGAGTTTTTCATTGGGGATCCAGATCTTCTTTACGTCCCTG GTGGTGAATCTCTTTTTGTGGTAATGTTTTCTGTGGAGGTCAATTCTGGAAGTCTGGTTGTCAATCTACCGGCTGAGCTCATTAATACAACTGAACTGAAGCTAAAGAATAGTTATCAATGGCAAACTCTTCAGACTTTTGTTACCATCTCAAAACATTTTATGGTCAAAGCAAAGGGAATTAGATTTCGGGGAACAGTTAATGACTGCAACTATGTCATGCAACAACTAATATATCAA GGTGGAGAGCATGGTGCTGTTTTAACAGTGACATTGAATGACATGGGAAATTATGGGGGTTGTCCAGACTCCGCTGAAAAGATATCAATGCCCCTGTTTACTGAAGCTAGCGTAAATCTAATAAGACGAAGCCCAATGAGTTCATTGGTAGCTCACA CCCTAGGATCAGCAATTGTCGTTGAATTCGTCGTGGTGTTTTTTCTTGGTGTGctacttttatttttcacatgcaGATGTGCAATTGTTCTCATAAATGAAAGACGAAGCTGTGATGTCAAGAATATTAGGCTATCTAAAGTATCAAGTTTGCATAAACCAACT CCCAACACAGATTTATCTACGGATGTGACTTACTTCACTGGTTGTTGTCCAAGCCGCTTGTTACTTACTGGCCGGCCTTCCGATTTCCACCAGAG CTTCAGGTCACACCACCATTCAAGAAATGGAGACTCCGGAGACTCTGCCCAAGACACTTTCGGGGCCTCTCAATCTTATAGTGATCGCTATCAACGGACTCCTCTTCCTAGTTCCATGCCGCTAGCTATTGAAAAGGGGAAGAGTGTGACGGTTTGA
- the LOC100256778 gene encoding protein GAMETE EXPRESSED 2 isoform X4, whose amino-acid sequence MAIQMHLCVAVALLASSSFFTASTSGLAQSDEVPKPSFAFSWLDDLNTFEAGGIATIKIKVLGDFDSRGNGSLDERAFNPTLTINGKMGNSSYISGVSSNLEGDSSNWRISFTPIMAGVFNVIISDKHFGILDSSLHFEVLEGHLYPSVCVASWMSPINEFVAGTRVTVLILPRDAFGNNISSSSDDPNSSNFIVSASNATGSVANLLNITNLGWNKFGYISIELNVATAGSLLLHVEGENQALNGSPLPFKVNPGPLDVANCVATWNFGTNVLQIFSKVEIFIHQQDQYGNLVSGLYAFDAQVVEKETNLSIPVADLHFEEVLPGIQLFSFSVLEPGNFILTIFDTKQNKSISNMPYDYTVFVGYCDGLKSVINGSGLDNSVAGEMSRFTIYLNDIYQYPSPVELEWLQVQIVRVIDSYHLLPSIYPMQIVNGTSIPATIQLFPSDGNKSVGNSIVQASALNVIYTPEKSGIYEIRLFCGNIELNNGRTFTKEVRAGEVNMTLSGVVKYAPKVPKLIKNEIVVKLLDSFSNPITLQQSRLKLEIGSINSSGLSWMFVDNNDGSYVAHYLAKDVGTYELCASFDGNHFLPCPFGVNVYSSEYFPKAYDDVVSVWEDQSIAFDALENDYFAGDSANITDSSEPDHGSLLQYGGLFRYTPYKGFFGNDSFNYTISDVNGNLATGAVHISVLSIPPQFVSFPSQLQAIEDMISPRFGGFPGFEITYSDMMENISVNLSAEYGTIFLSPMLMQFWQPLSSGLSVNRGDGEAEDLILEGRAEVINIALQSIKYLGNENFCGDDAIQVSTMNRNGINYLNVPVFVEPINDPPFIHVPEFIILKNSKEDGSLIFDREQDKFEFFIGDPDLLYVPGGESLFVVMFSVEVNSGSLVVNLPAELINTTELKLKNSYQWQTLQTFVTISKHFMVKAKGIRFRGTVNDCNYVMQQLIYQGGEHGAVLTVTLNDMGNYGGCPDSAEKISMPLFTEASVNLIRRSPMSSLVAHTLGSAIVVEFVVVFFLGVLLLFFTCRCAIVLINERRSCDVKNIRLSKVSSLHKPTPNTDLSTDVTYFTGCCPSRLLLTGRPSDFHQSFRSHHHSRNGDSGDSAQDTFGASQSYSDRYQRTPLPSSMPLAIEKGKSVTV is encoded by the exons ATGGCTATTCAAATGCACCTATGCGTAGCCGTGGCACTCTTGGCTTCCTCCTCTTTCTTCACAGCCTCCACTTCTGGCCTCGCACAATCAG ATGAAGTACCGAAACCGAGTTTTGCTTTCAGTTGGTTAGACGATCTTAATACATTTGAAGCCGGTGGGATTGCAACCATAAAGATCAAAGTACTTGGAGACTTTGACAGTAGAGGGAATGGTTCCCTTGATGAACGTGCTTTTAATCCAACACTCACTATAAATGGGAAGATGGGAAATAGTTCCTATATTTCCGGAGTTTCTTCAAATCTCGAGGGTGATTCTAGTAATTGGAGAATTTCATTCACTCCAATCATGGCTGGGGTATTTAATGTGATTATCAGCGACAAACATTTCGGAATCTTAGATTCATCTCTTCATTTTGAAGTGCTGGAAG GGCATTTATACCCATCTGTTTGTGTTGCTTCATGGATGAGTCCTATAAACGAATTTGTAGCTGGCACAAGAGTCACAGTTCTGATACTTCCTAGAGATGCCTTTGGGAATAATATCTCTTCTTCAAGTGATGATCCAAATTCTTCTAATTTTATAGTTTCTGCATCTAATGCAACTGGTTCAGTGGCAAACCTTCTCAATATCACCAACCTGGGATGGAATAAATTTGGCTACATCAGCATTGAGTTGAATGTGGCCACAGCTGGAAGCCTGTTGTTACATGTAGAAGGGGAAAATCAGGCTTTGAATGGTTCTCCACTACCATTTAAGGTGAACCCAG GACCACTGGATGTCGCCAACTGTGTGGCAACATGGAATTTTGGGACAAATGTACTACAAATATTTTCTAAAGTGGAAATCTTTATACATCAGCAAGACCAATATGGGAACCTTGTTTCAGGATTGTATGCATTTGATGCTCAAGTTGTCGAAAAGGAGACAAATTTGTCTATACCTGTAGCAGATTTACACTTTGAAGAAGTGTTGCCTGGAATTCAGTTATTTTCATTCAGTGTATTGGAACCAGGGAACTTCATTCTGACAATATTTGACACAAAGCAGAATAAGAGCATCTCCAATATGCCCTATGACTATACTGTCTTTGTAG GTTATTGCGATGGGTTAAAGAGTGTCATCAATGGATCTGGTTTAGATAATTCTGTTGCTGGAGAAATGTCACGTTTTACTATTTATTTGAATGATATTTATCAGTATCCCTCCCCAGTTGAATTAGAATGGCTTCAAGTGCAAATTGTGCGGGTAATCGATTCCTATCATCTACTTCCAAGCATATACCCAATGCAGATTGTCAATGGTACAAGCATTCCAGCAACTATTCAGTTATTTCCTTCTGATGGAAATA AGTCTGTTGGGAACTCGATAGTTCAGGCAAGTGCTTTAAATGTCATTTATACACCTGAGAAGAGTGGGATTTATGAAATTCGTTTATTTTGTGGAAATATTGAGTTGAATAATGGTCGCACATTCACAAAGGAAGTAAGAGCAG GTGAGGTTAATATGACGCTTTCAGGAGTTGTCAAGTATGCACCCAAAGTACCAaagttgattaaaaatgaaatagttgTGAAGCTATTGGATTCATTTTCTAATCCCATAACGTTGCAACAATCAAGACTCAAACTAGAGATTGGTTCAATTAATAGTTCTGGTTTGAGTTGGATGTTTGTGGATAACAATGATGGGTCATATGTTGCTCACTATCTGGCTAAGGATGTTGGCACTTATGAATTATGTGCTTCTTTTGATGGCAACCATTTCTTACCGTGTCCCTTTGGGGTCAATGTATACAGTA GTGAATATTTTCCTAAAGCCTATGATGATGTGGTATCTGTCTGGGAAGATCAGTCAATCGCTTTTGATGCTTTAGAAAATGATTACTTTGCTGGTGACAGTGCAAATATTACTGACTCTTCAGAA CCAGATCATGGATCACTTCTACAGTATGGAGGACTCTTTAGATATACTCCCTATAAGGGTTTCTTCGGAAATGATTCTTTCAATTACACAATATCTGATGTAAATGGAAATCTTGCTACTGGTGCAGTACATATATCTGTTCTTAGTATCCCACCTCAGTTTGTTTCCTTTCCAAGTCAGTTGCAAGCAATTGAAGATATGATAAGTCCCAGATTTGG TGGTTTCCCTGGTTTTGAGATAACATATTCAGATATGATGGAGAACATATCTGTTAATTTAAGTGCAGAATATGGGACGATTTTTCTCTCTCCTATGCTGATGCAATTTTGGCAGCCATTGTCGAGTGGACTTTCTGTCAACAGAGGGGATGGAGAAGCTGAGGATTTGATTTTGGAGGGTCGTGCTGAAGTAATTAATATTGCCCTTCAGTCAATCAAATATCTTGG AAATGAGAACTTTTGTGGTGATGATGCCATCCAAGTATCTACCATGAATagaaatggaataaattatttgaatgtTCCAGTCTTCGTGGAACCTATCAATGATCCTCCATTTATTCACGTTCCTGAATTTATTATCTTGAAGAATAGTAAAGAAGATGGTTCACTAATCTTTGATAGAGAACAAGACAAGTTTGAGTTTTTCATTGGGGATCCAGATCTTCTTTACGTCCCTG GTGGTGAATCTCTTTTTGTGGTAATGTTTTCTGTGGAGGTCAATTCTGGAAGTCTGGTTGTCAATCTACCGGCTGAGCTCATTAATACAACTGAACTGAAGCTAAAGAATAGTTATCAATGGCAAACTCTTCAGACTTTTGTTACCATCTCAAAACATTTTATGGTCAAAGCAAAGGGAATTAGATTTCGGGGAACAGTTAATGACTGCAACTATGTCATGCAACAACTAATATATCAA GGTGGAGAGCATGGTGCTGTTTTAACAGTGACATTGAATGACATGGGAAATTATGGGGGTTGTCCAGACTCCGCTGAAAAGATATCAATGCCCCTGTTTACTGAAGCTAGCGTAAATCTAATAAGACGAAGCCCAATGAGTTCATTGGTAGCTCACA CCCTAGGATCAGCAATTGTCGTTGAATTCGTCGTGGTGTTTTTTCTTGGTGTGctacttttatttttcacatgcaGATGTGCAATTGTTCTCATAAATGAAAGACGAAGCTGTGATGTCAAGAATATTAGGCTATCTAAAGTATCAAGTTTGCATAAACCAACT CCCAACACAGATTTATCTACGGATGTGACTTACTTCACTGGTTGTTGTCCAAGCCGCTTGTTACTTACTGGCCGGCCTTCCGATTTCCACCAGAG CTTCAGGTCACACCACCATTCAAGAAATGGAGACTCCGGAGACTCTGCCCAAGACACTTTCGGGGCCTCTCAATCTTATAGTGATCGCTATCAACGGACTCCTCTTCCTAGTTCCATGCCGCTAGCTATTGAAAAGGGGAAGAGTGTGACGGTTTGA
- the LOC100256778 gene encoding protein GAMETE EXPRESSED 2 isoform X2, producing the protein MAIQMHLCVAVALLASSSFFTASTSGLAQSDEVPKPSFAFSWLDDLNTFEAGGIATIKIKVLGDFDSRGNGSLDERAFNPTLTINGKMGNSSYISGVSSNLEGDSSNWRISFTPIMAGVFNVIISDKHFGILDSSLHFEVLEGHLYPSVCVASWMSPINEFVAGTRVTVLILPRDAFGNNISSSSDDPNSSNFIVSASNATGSVANLLNITNLGWNKFGYISIELNVATAGSLLLHVEGENQALNGSPLPFKVNPGPLDVANCVATWNFGTNVLQIFSKVEIFIHQQDQYGNLVSGLYAFDAQVVEKETNLSIPVADLHFEEVLPGIQLFSFSVLEPGNFILTIFDTKQNKSISNMPYDYTVFVGYCDGLKSVINGSGLDNSVAGEMSRFTIYLNDIYQYPSPVELEWLQVQIVRVIDSYHLLPSIYPMQIVNGSRLNGTLSYDATSHLEISPAPSVELNDTSVGNSIVQASALNVIYTPEKSGIYEIRLFCGNIELNNGRTFTKEVRAGEVNMTLSGVVKYAPKVPKLIKNEIVVKLLDSFSNPITLQQSRLKLEIGSINSSGLSWMFVDNNDGSYVAHYLAKDVGTYELCASFDGNHFLPCPFGVNVYSSEYFPKAYDDVVSVWEDQSIAFDALENDYFAGDSANITDSSEPDHGSLLQYGGLFRYTPYKGFFGNDSFNYTISDVNGNLATGAVHISVLSIPPQFVSFPSQLQAIEDMISPRFGGFPGFEITYSDMMENISVNLSAEYGTIFLSPMLMQFWQPLSSGLSVNRGDGEAEDLILEGRAEVINIALQSIKYLGNENFCGDDAIQVSTMNRNGINYLNVPVFVEPINDPPFIHVPEFIILKNSKEDGSLIFDREQDKFEFFIGDPDLLYVPGGESLFVVMFSVEVNSGSLVVNLPAELINTTELKLKNSYQWQTLQTFVTISKHFMVKAKGIRFRGTVNDCNYVMQQLIYQGGEHGAVLTVTLNDMGNYGGCPDSAEKISMPLFTEASVNLIRRSPMSSLVAHTLGSAIVVEFVVVFFLGVLLLFFTCRCAIVLINERRSCDVKNIRLSKVSSLHKPTPNTDLSTDVTYFTGCCPSRLLLTGRPSDFHQRSHHHSRNGDSGDSAQDTFGASQSYSDRYQRTPLPSSMPLAIEKGKSVTV; encoded by the exons ATGGCTATTCAAATGCACCTATGCGTAGCCGTGGCACTCTTGGCTTCCTCCTCTTTCTTCACAGCCTCCACTTCTGGCCTCGCACAATCAG ATGAAGTACCGAAACCGAGTTTTGCTTTCAGTTGGTTAGACGATCTTAATACATTTGAAGCCGGTGGGATTGCAACCATAAAGATCAAAGTACTTGGAGACTTTGACAGTAGAGGGAATGGTTCCCTTGATGAACGTGCTTTTAATCCAACACTCACTATAAATGGGAAGATGGGAAATAGTTCCTATATTTCCGGAGTTTCTTCAAATCTCGAGGGTGATTCTAGTAATTGGAGAATTTCATTCACTCCAATCATGGCTGGGGTATTTAATGTGATTATCAGCGACAAACATTTCGGAATCTTAGATTCATCTCTTCATTTTGAAGTGCTGGAAG GGCATTTATACCCATCTGTTTGTGTTGCTTCATGGATGAGTCCTATAAACGAATTTGTAGCTGGCACAAGAGTCACAGTTCTGATACTTCCTAGAGATGCCTTTGGGAATAATATCTCTTCTTCAAGTGATGATCCAAATTCTTCTAATTTTATAGTTTCTGCATCTAATGCAACTGGTTCAGTGGCAAACCTTCTCAATATCACCAACCTGGGATGGAATAAATTTGGCTACATCAGCATTGAGTTGAATGTGGCCACAGCTGGAAGCCTGTTGTTACATGTAGAAGGGGAAAATCAGGCTTTGAATGGTTCTCCACTACCATTTAAGGTGAACCCAG GACCACTGGATGTCGCCAACTGTGTGGCAACATGGAATTTTGGGACAAATGTACTACAAATATTTTCTAAAGTGGAAATCTTTATACATCAGCAAGACCAATATGGGAACCTTGTTTCAGGATTGTATGCATTTGATGCTCAAGTTGTCGAAAAGGAGACAAATTTGTCTATACCTGTAGCAGATTTACACTTTGAAGAAGTGTTGCCTGGAATTCAGTTATTTTCATTCAGTGTATTGGAACCAGGGAACTTCATTCTGACAATATTTGACACAAAGCAGAATAAGAGCATCTCCAATATGCCCTATGACTATACTGTCTTTGTAG GTTATTGCGATGGGTTAAAGAGTGTCATCAATGGATCTGGTTTAGATAATTCTGTTGCTGGAGAAATGTCACGTTTTACTATTTATTTGAATGATATTTATCAGTATCCCTCCCCAGTTGAATTAGAATGGCTTCAAGTGCAAATTGTGCGGGTAATCGATTCCTATCATCTACTTCCAAGCATATACCCAATGCAGATTGTCAATG GAAGCAGGCTGAATGGAACACTGAGCTATGATGCCACCAGTCATTTAGAAATTTCTCCTGCTCCATCTGTTGAGCTGAATGACACT TCTGTTGGGAACTCGATAGTTCAGGCAAGTGCTTTAAATGTCATTTATACACCTGAGAAGAGTGGGATTTATGAAATTCGTTTATTTTGTGGAAATATTGAGTTGAATAATGGTCGCACATTCACAAAGGAAGTAAGAGCAG GTGAGGTTAATATGACGCTTTCAGGAGTTGTCAAGTATGCACCCAAAGTACCAaagttgattaaaaatgaaatagttgTGAAGCTATTGGATTCATTTTCTAATCCCATAACGTTGCAACAATCAAGACTCAAACTAGAGATTGGTTCAATTAATAGTTCTGGTTTGAGTTGGATGTTTGTGGATAACAATGATGGGTCATATGTTGCTCACTATCTGGCTAAGGATGTTGGCACTTATGAATTATGTGCTTCTTTTGATGGCAACCATTTCTTACCGTGTCCCTTTGGGGTCAATGTATACAGTA GTGAATATTTTCCTAAAGCCTATGATGATGTGGTATCTGTCTGGGAAGATCAGTCAATCGCTTTTGATGCTTTAGAAAATGATTACTTTGCTGGTGACAGTGCAAATATTACTGACTCTTCAGAA CCAGATCATGGATCACTTCTACAGTATGGAGGACTCTTTAGATATACTCCCTATAAGGGTTTCTTCGGAAATGATTCTTTCAATTACACAATATCTGATGTAAATGGAAATCTTGCTACTGGTGCAGTACATATATCTGTTCTTAGTATCCCACCTCAGTTTGTTTCCTTTCCAAGTCAGTTGCAAGCAATTGAAGATATGATAAGTCCCAGATTTGG TGGTTTCCCTGGTTTTGAGATAACATATTCAGATATGATGGAGAACATATCTGTTAATTTAAGTGCAGAATATGGGACGATTTTTCTCTCTCCTATGCTGATGCAATTTTGGCAGCCATTGTCGAGTGGACTTTCTGTCAACAGAGGGGATGGAGAAGCTGAGGATTTGATTTTGGAGGGTCGTGCTGAAGTAATTAATATTGCCCTTCAGTCAATCAAATATCTTGG AAATGAGAACTTTTGTGGTGATGATGCCATCCAAGTATCTACCATGAATagaaatggaataaattatttgaatgtTCCAGTCTTCGTGGAACCTATCAATGATCCTCCATTTATTCACGTTCCTGAATTTATTATCTTGAAGAATAGTAAAGAAGATGGTTCACTAATCTTTGATAGAGAACAAGACAAGTTTGAGTTTTTCATTGGGGATCCAGATCTTCTTTACGTCCCTG GTGGTGAATCTCTTTTTGTGGTAATGTTTTCTGTGGAGGTCAATTCTGGAAGTCTGGTTGTCAATCTACCGGCTGAGCTCATTAATACAACTGAACTGAAGCTAAAGAATAGTTATCAATGGCAAACTCTTCAGACTTTTGTTACCATCTCAAAACATTTTATGGTCAAAGCAAAGGGAATTAGATTTCGGGGAACAGTTAATGACTGCAACTATGTCATGCAACAACTAATATATCAA GGTGGAGAGCATGGTGCTGTTTTAACAGTGACATTGAATGACATGGGAAATTATGGGGGTTGTCCAGACTCCGCTGAAAAGATATCAATGCCCCTGTTTACTGAAGCTAGCGTAAATCTAATAAGACGAAGCCCAATGAGTTCATTGGTAGCTCACA CCCTAGGATCAGCAATTGTCGTTGAATTCGTCGTGGTGTTTTTTCTTGGTGTGctacttttatttttcacatgcaGATGTGCAATTGTTCTCATAAATGAAAGACGAAGCTGTGATGTCAAGAATATTAGGCTATCTAAAGTATCAAGTTTGCATAAACCAACT CCCAACACAGATTTATCTACGGATGTGACTTACTTCACTGGTTGTTGTCCAAGCCGCTTGTTACTTACTGGCCGGCCTTCCGATTTCCACCAGAG GTCACACCACCATTCAAGAAATGGAGACTCCGGAGACTCTGCCCAAGACACTTTCGGGGCCTCTCAATCTTATAGTGATCGCTATCAACGGACTCCTCTTCCTAGTTCCATGCCGCTAGCTATTGAAAAGGGGAAGAGTGTGACGGTTTGA